In Passer domesticus isolate bPasDom1 chromosome 9, bPasDom1.hap1, whole genome shotgun sequence, a genomic segment contains:
- the LOC135308343 gene encoding uncharacterized protein LOC135308343: protein MALALRLLLLLLLAVALPARAAQAAPLQVWQADWDRDMAYMEKLVHNSWKTPEHGGGPPAMKKEEMAGKKKLEAAKHLDEMLSDLERRRAMEQKSVQTAPYHIGSNGSVSVSDGGKEELPDISKGIGEVLGKSDTNAWNPQNNPRIVCPQDVRRSCMIGTVVTLFTVPLSMVLCYAGFRCWKEKKHRAAAAPASRPRRRDSPSPPGSPESVEFGSSQTWPQQQQQLSKKADYQPSVPPPRPPIPAVKRKPPEIPPPPPLPSPPPWSS from the exons atggcccttgctctgcgcctcctactcctgctgctcctggccgtggccctgcctgccagggctgcccaggcggCTCCACTCCAAGTGTGGcaagcag atTGGGATCGTGACATGGCTTATATGGAAAAGCTAGTGCATAACAGTTGGAAGACTCCAGAGCATGGTGGAG GTCCTCCTGCAATGAAGAAAGAAGAGATGGCAGGCAAGAAGAAATTAGAAGCAGCCAAACATCTGGACGagatgctgagtgacctggagagacgccgtg caATGGAGCAAAAGTCCGTGCAGACGGCGCCATATCATATTGGAAGCAATGGCTCTGTATCAGTCTCTgatggaggaaaggaggagttGCCAGACATAAGCAAAGGCATAGGAG aagTTCTTGGCAAGTCAGACACAAACGCCTGGAATCCACAGAACAacccaagaattgtctgccctCAGGACGTGCGCAGGTCCTGCATGATAGGCACGGTGGTGACACTGTTCACAGTGCCACTTTCCATGGTGCTGTGCTATGCTGGGTTCCGGtgctggaaggaaaagaaaca TCGCGCTGCCGCAGCTCCAGCATCCCGGCCGAGAAGGCGTGACTCTCCCTcgcccccagggagcccagagagTGTCGAGTTTGGCAGCTCTCAGACAtggcctcagcagcagcagcagctgtccaAGAAAGCAGACTACCAGCCCTCCGTGCCTCCCCCACGGCCCCCCATCCCGGCCGTGAAGCGGAAGCCTCCCGAGATCCCCccacctcctcccctccccagcccaccGCCCTGGTCCAGCTAG